The Desulfoscipio gibsoniae DSM 7213 genome contains a region encoding:
- a CDS encoding glycosyltransferase family 4 protein encodes MEKNNCLTICFVTTEIWPGTGGGIGRMISENARLLAENGATPVFLLDVDEQARDLFNSYAVEHIPRARVYAVNELLANHRQELSAYGEIAIESRSFRFYHYWRSYLIDLCLQYILDRESVDGIEFADYLGQGYVYFKLRRLRENSLHIPAWVRLHGSAELWDAADGKPGMAPADIQLKDMERFCLAKCDRWVASSEGVRRWYSSYYHIEKPCLTAPPNFQRLGPGLTHPRRSDPNRPRRVLFYGKMQRIKGPDLLVRAALEYLRSDDPHAEFYLVGPDVPMAGGTSMRAWLEQLIPEQFSRNFIFTGKIDPGMLPRLANKCDLAIFPSRVETFCLAAHELNWIGIPLLVSDIPGLDFFTAGVNCFKFDGTVEGLYHGIKNFFSGPDIVDSLRWQTPERGNSITQLYHKLSDTREITVVKPAVPGGRVHEPRVAIFITGKKPPQQTMDSLAALNYHNWRAWYAGGGAFDDEPGSLSNDARISLDEDIFSGSDGYQKSCWSDKLNAEFIVFLTPGTQLRPDFLRRAAAAMSEDGETVGVTGWAALDSPSPAGEKHIVPYDLNRFLIFTENPIGSLSVLWRRAAAEALSPDEYADPYKLWSYYCALAVAGKKIAVLPCVLLDVARSDDRPGINPALVQNQSTYIKKHAPELMRLLLNLLDEAQKNNLTMQNHIGGLEKSSEDMWLEIKRLTAGWEEQKAYIISKEQECARLWDDLQKSVARGEEMRSENEELRDELEKCKLTMDRLFTYLENKKILRLMKLSGLMDLEQFRR; translated from the coding sequence ATGGAGAAGAATAATTGTTTAACCATATGCTTCGTAACAACAGAAATATGGCCGGGCACCGGCGGCGGTATAGGCAGGATGATCAGTGAAAACGCTCGCCTGCTTGCCGAAAACGGTGCTACACCCGTATTCTTGCTGGATGTGGATGAACAGGCGCGTGATTTGTTTAATTCCTATGCTGTGGAGCATATTCCCCGGGCCAGGGTGTACGCGGTCAATGAACTGTTAGCCAACCACAGGCAGGAATTAAGTGCCTATGGCGAAATTGCCATCGAAAGCCGTAGTTTTCGTTTTTATCACTACTGGCGGTCTTATTTGATAGACTTATGCCTGCAATACATACTGGATAGAGAAAGCGTAGATGGTATTGAATTTGCCGACTATCTGGGGCAGGGCTATGTATATTTCAAGTTGCGCCGGCTCAGAGAAAACAGTCTACATATCCCGGCCTGGGTACGCTTGCACGGCAGCGCGGAGCTCTGGGATGCCGCCGACGGTAAACCCGGTATGGCACCGGCGGATATTCAACTTAAAGATATGGAACGCTTCTGTTTGGCCAAATGCGACCGCTGGGTGGCTTCTTCCGAGGGAGTGCGGCGCTGGTACAGCAGTTATTATCATATTGAAAAACCTTGTTTAACAGCACCACCAAATTTCCAGCGACTGGGGCCGGGATTAACCCACCCGCGCAGGTCGGACCCGAACCGCCCTCGACGGGTGCTGTTTTACGGGAAAATGCAAAGAATCAAAGGCCCGGACCTGCTGGTGCGGGCAGCCCTGGAATACCTGCGGAGCGATGATCCGCATGCGGAATTTTACCTGGTGGGGCCGGACGTGCCGATGGCCGGCGGAACGTCAATGCGGGCCTGGCTGGAACAACTAATACCGGAGCAATTTAGCCGCAATTTCATTTTTACCGGTAAAATAGACCCTGGTATGCTGCCGCGGCTGGCCAATAAATGTGACCTGGCGATTTTCCCATCCAGGGTGGAAACCTTTTGCCTGGCAGCTCATGAATTAAATTGGATCGGCATACCGCTATTGGTGAGCGATATTCCGGGGCTGGATTTTTTTACAGCCGGTGTAAACTGTTTTAAATTCGATGGTACGGTGGAAGGTCTTTACCACGGCATAAAAAATTTTTTTAGCGGGCCGGATATCGTGGATAGCCTGCGCTGGCAGACCCCGGAAAGGGGCAATTCGATAACACAGCTTTATCACAAACTAAGTGATACGAGGGAGATAACCGTTGTTAAACCTGCCGTGCCAGGTGGTCGGGTGCACGAACCCCGGGTGGCTATTTTTATTACGGGAAAAAAACCGCCTCAACAAACGATGGACTCTCTTGCAGCACTAAATTACCACAATTGGCGGGCGTGGTATGCGGGCGGCGGTGCTTTCGATGATGAGCCTGGTTCGCTGTCTAATGATGCCCGGATTAGTTTGGACGAGGATATTTTCAGCGGATCGGATGGTTACCAGAAAAGCTGTTGGAGTGATAAGCTAAATGCCGAATTTATTGTTTTTCTTACCCCCGGTACGCAGCTGCGCCCGGACTTTTTAAGGCGAGCGGCAGCCGCCATGTCGGAAGATGGCGAAACGGTGGGGGTAACCGGTTGGGCGGCGCTTGACAGTCCTTCCCCCGCGGGAGAAAAACATATTGTCCCCTATGATCTCAATCGTTTTTTAATTTTTACCGAAAACCCGATTGGTTCATTGTCCGTACTATGGCGCCGTGCAGCGGCGGAAGCGCTAAGTCCGGATGAATACGCGGATCCCTACAAGCTATGGTCTTATTATTGTGCGCTGGCAGTGGCAGGGAAGAAGATAGCTGTATTGCCTTGTGTGCTGTTGGATGTTGCGCGCAGCGATGATCGGCCGGGCATTAATCCAGCACTGGTGCAAAACCAGAGTACGTATATAAAAAAGCATGCTCCGGAACTAATGCGGCTGCTGTTAAATTTGCTGGACGAGGCCCAAAAAAATAATTTGACTATGCAAAATCATATTGGCGGGCTGGAAAAATCCAGTGAGGATATGTGGTTGGAAATAAAAAGATTGACGGCTGGCTGGGAAGAACAGAAAGCATATATCATCAGTAAAGAGCAGGAATGCGCGCGCCTATGGGACGATTTGCAGAAATCGGTTGCCAGGGGTGAGGAAATGCGCAGTGAGAATGAAGAACTGCGCGATGAGCTGGAAAAATGTAAGCTAACTATGGACCGACTGTTTACTTACCTGGAAAACAAGAAAATTCTTCGATTGATGAAATTATCCGGGCTTATGGATTTAGAACAGTTCAGGAGGTAA
- a CDS encoding glycosyltransferase has product MTNEIWPATSGGIGRLITETSIELSRNSIIPVILLENMDKPTIQAFRDYALANIPNAKVYSVEELLAKEGDIIPLWAFHFSFYHRSYKIAMALHKLAAIEQIDGIEFPDYLGLGYVFIKMRRLWKKDNIFSIPVWVRLHGTKELVDKADDREEFWLESLHVYDMERYSLKHADFLIAPSQGVAKWYLAEYKINKKYFYNAPKFQKLTDGGIHPRQYASREQKQILFYGKLQPVKGPDLFVKAAVEFLDKVDNDAQFVIIGQDYHIFRKHKTIKEELLSLIPDKYKEKIIFTGRIKPEMLKEYTSKCHIAVIPSRMETFCLAAHELNWIGIPLILNDIPAFQDYFINDIDCLKFNGTHVNLYQTLAKFYTQKQHLKWNAKEINTNQKDLYAKALEYKQEPTNTCSSSGTPMVSVIVPYFNMQKYIKQTVNSVFSQTYSNWELIIVDDGSTQVEAKAELDNLRSLYRDNKKVRIIEKENGGLGSARNHGIKYSKGSYILPLDSDDIIHPKYLELGVRALENNPDLAAVSCYVNFFNDGEEPTSIIDYVIPYDLNEVMITCENRAGVATSLFRKDIFSFISYDESLFSYEDWDLWWSLAEKNYQVEVMPEILFHYRRRKASMVNTIGRSNHAYLLTKIAQKHPDLLKRVCLTSYCYFVYGNKETLFYKDQLDKILMSRTFKIISYFGKLLYKVLGYKK; this is encoded by the coding sequence GTGACTAACGAAATATGGCCGGCAACCAGTGGCGGCATAGGCAGACTGATTACGGAAACATCCATAGAGCTAAGCAGGAATAGTATTATTCCGGTAATCTTGCTTGAAAACATGGATAAGCCTACAATCCAGGCTTTTAGGGATTATGCCCTTGCCAATATACCTAACGCAAAGGTTTACAGTGTGGAAGAGTTACTGGCCAAAGAGGGTGATATTATACCCCTATGGGCTTTTCATTTCTCTTTTTACCACCGTTCCTATAAAATTGCCATGGCTCTGCATAAATTAGCTGCAATTGAACAAATAGACGGTATTGAATTCCCTGATTATTTAGGGCTGGGATATGTATTTATAAAAATGCGCCGACTTTGGAAAAAGGATAATATCTTTTCTATACCAGTTTGGGTCAGGCTTCACGGCACCAAGGAACTTGTTGATAAAGCTGACGATAGAGAAGAGTTTTGGTTGGAGAGCCTGCATGTGTATGACATGGAAAGGTATAGTTTAAAGCATGCGGATTTTTTAATCGCACCTTCACAAGGAGTGGCCAAATGGTATCTGGCCGAATACAAAATTAATAAAAAATATTTCTATAACGCACCCAAGTTCCAAAAATTAACCGATGGGGGTATCCATCCCAGGCAGTATGCTTCCCGGGAGCAAAAGCAAATTTTGTTCTATGGAAAACTACAGCCTGTAAAAGGCCCTGACCTTTTTGTTAAGGCAGCAGTTGAATTCCTGGACAAAGTGGATAATGATGCTCAATTTGTGATCATTGGGCAGGACTACCATATATTCAGAAAACACAAAACCATTAAGGAAGAGTTGCTAAGCCTGATACCGGATAAATATAAAGAGAAAATTATATTTACCGGCAGAATAAAACCGGAGATGTTAAAGGAATATACCAGCAAATGCCATATAGCAGTTATACCATCCAGAATGGAAACATTCTGCTTGGCGGCTCATGAATTAAACTGGATTGGTATACCCTTAATACTTAATGACATCCCCGCTTTTCAAGACTATTTTATCAATGATATAGATTGTTTAAAATTCAACGGCACCCATGTTAACCTTTACCAAACCCTGGCCAAGTTTTATACCCAAAAACAGCACCTGAAATGGAATGCTAAAGAGATAAATACCAACCAGAAAGATTTGTATGCCAAAGCACTGGAATATAAACAAGAACCAACCAACACCTGCAGCTCGTCAGGAACTCCCATGGTTTCTGTAATTGTACCTTACTTTAACATGCAGAAATATATTAAACAAACCGTTAATTCTGTTTTCAGCCAGACATATAGCAACTGGGAGTTAATAATTGTGGATGACGGTTCAACCCAGGTTGAAGCAAAGGCTGAGCTGGATAATTTAAGAAGCTTATACAGGGATAACAAAAAAGTAAGGATAATTGAAAAAGAAAACGGGGGCTTGGGCAGCGCAAGGAACCATGGTATTAAGTACTCGAAGGGTAGTTACATTCTGCCGCTTGATAGTGACGATATTATTCACCCGAAATATCTGGAACTCGGGGTCAGGGCATTGGAGAACAACCCGGATCTGGCGGCTGTTAGTTGCTATGTGAATTTTTTTAATGATGGTGAGGAACCGACATCTATAATTGATTACGTTATACCCTATGATTTAAATGAAGTTATGATTACATGCGAAAACAGAGCGGGAGTAGCAACAAGTTTATTTAGAAAAGATATTTTTTCGTTCATATCTTATGATGAAAGCCTGTTTTCCTACGAAGACTGGGACTTATGGTGGTCCCTGGCGGAAAAAAATTACCAAGTTGAGGTTATGCCAGAAATATTGTTTCATTACCGGCGACGTAAAGCAAGTATGGTCAATACTATAGGACGAAGCAACCATGCCTATTTGTTGACAAAGATAGCCCAAAAGCATCCTGATCTCTTAAAACGGGTATGTTTAACAAGTTACTGCTATTTTGTATATGGTAATAAAGAAACTCTATTTTATAAAGATCAACTTGATAAAATTCTTATGTCAAGAACAT